A region from the candidate division WOR-3 bacterium genome encodes:
- the trpS gene encoding tryptophan--tRNA ligase yields the protein MIKGNLFSGIQPSGRLHIGNYVGAMRNMIALQDDYQCIYGIVDYHAMTVRFNPAEMEQRIFNCAVDYLAAGIDPQKSILMLQSTVSEHTELAWILNTITPISWLMRVPTFKEKRQQNPDYVNMGLLDYPVLMAADIMLYKSVIVPVGEDQLPHLELTREIVRKFNAYFGETFPEPKEYLGKVTKILGLDGVNKMSKSLDNCIYLDEDKDTIWKKLSTAVTDTSRKRRTDPGNPELCNIYTMHLAFSKQEDIDYCAQECRRAGIGCLDCKRILLENLYATLEPIQKRQQELKNRPEYIYEVLRDGYLRAKKIASQTMEEVYQKIGIRKFHQ from the coding sequence ATGATTAAAGGCAATCTTTTTAGTGGCATACAGCCTTCAGGTCGCCTTCATATCGGGAACTATGTTGGTGCAATGCGGAATATGATTGCCCTCCAGGATGATTACCAGTGTATTTATGGGATTGTGGATTACCATGCTATGACCGTAAGATTTAATCCAGCGGAAATGGAACAACGCATCTTCAATTGTGCCGTGGATTATCTCGCCGCCGGTATTGATCCGCAGAAAAGCATTCTCATGTTGCAATCCACGGTTTCTGAACATACCGAACTCGCCTGGATTCTGAACACCATCACACCAATTTCCTGGTTGATGCGCGTCCCCACCTTCAAAGAAAAGAGACAGCAGAATCCGGATTATGTGAATATGGGGCTCCTTGATTATCCGGTACTGATGGCGGCAGATATCATGCTTTACAAATCAGTGATCGTGCCTGTGGGTGAGGATCAATTACCCCATCTGGAATTAACTCGTGAGATTGTGCGTAAATTTAATGCTTATTTTGGAGAAACTTTTCCAGAACCTAAGGAATATCTCGGAAAGGTGACAAAGATACTCGGGCTGGATGGAGTAAACAAAATGAGCAAATCGCTCGATAATTGTATCTACCTTGATGAAGACAAAGATACAATCTGGAAAAAATTGAGCACCGCGGTTACCGACACCAGTCGGAAAAGAAGAACGGATCCGGGCAATCCCGAACTTTGTAATATTTATACTATGCACCTTGCCTTTTCCAAGCAAGAAGATATCGATTATTGTGCCCAGGAGTGTCGACGGGCGGGCATCGGTTGCCTTGATTGTAAAAGAATACTCTTAGAAAATCTTTACGCAACATTGGAACCAATTCAAAAACGACAACAGGAGCTAAAAAATAGACCAGAATATATTTATGAAGTGTTAAGGGATGGATATCTCAGGGCAAAAAAGATTGCCTCTCAAACAATGGAAGAAGTTTATCAAAAAATTGGAATAAGGAAATTCCATCAATAA
- a CDS encoding NAD(P)-dependent oxidoreductase — protein MILVTGASGFIGKNFVVEAIKNKQKIRILARPATRLSFTKNQNGVEIVHADFYTGQNLDTALKNVRQVIHCAGLTMGRNFVEFYRANVLATVNLVSAMKRSGVKKILFLSSQSAGGPSRSSTSMDETVPAAPVSFYGLTKKMAEDVIINSELDYIILRPCSVYGPFDTEILKFIKLLNAGFYLCIGREEKLINMLYVEDLINLMHLIVKNNYFPHKSYYVTDGTCYFFDDVVRLILKSLKRERYLRVHIPKSIALLLGLFNDLVLPRKMRLAGFDKMKEMMQNCWLCSNEKIIGDTGWRPKYDLKTGMEKTLDWYRKNGYLA, from the coding sequence ATGATTCTGGTCACAGGTGCCTCTGGTTTCATTGGAAAAAATTTTGTTGTGGAAGCGATAAAAAATAAGCAAAAAATAAGGATTCTTGCCCGTCCTGCAACTCGATTATCGTTCACAAAAAACCAAAACGGTGTGGAGATTGTTCATGCTGATTTTTACACAGGACAGAATCTTGATACGGCGCTGAAAAATGTTAGGCAGGTAATCCACTGCGCTGGATTGACGATGGGACGCAATTTCGTTGAGTTTTATCGGGCAAATGTCTTAGCCACAGTTAATCTCGTGTCCGCGATGAAGCGAAGTGGAGTAAAGAAAATTCTTTTTTTGAGTTCGCAGTCCGCGGGAGGGCCTTCTCGTTCTTCCACGAGCATGGATGAGACGGTGCCGGCTGCGCCGGTTTCCTTTTATGGTTTGACCAAAAAAATGGCAGAAGATGTTATAATCAATTCTGAACTTGATTATATCATTCTCCGGCCCTGCTCGGTCTATGGACCTTTTGATACCGAAATACTTAAATTCATAAAATTGTTAAATGCAGGTTTTTATCTGTGTATTGGCAGGGAAGAGAAATTAATAAATATGCTCTATGTAGAAGATTTGATAAACCTCATGCATTTGATAGTTAAAAATAATTACTTTCCGCACAAGAGCTACTATGTCACCGATGGCACCTGTTATTTTTTCGATGATGTTGTGAGGCTTATTCTTAAATCTTTAAAACGGGAAAGATATTTGAGGGTTCATATTCCCAAATCCATCGCGTTACTCTTGGGACTGTTTAACGATCTGGTTTTACCAAGGAAGATGCGGCTTGCCGGCTTTGATAAAATGAAAGAGATGATGCAAAATTGTTGGCTCTGCAGCAATGAGAAGATTATAGGTGATACCGGCTGGAGGCCAAAATACGATTTGAAAACGGGAATGGAAAAGACGCTTGACTGGTATCGAAAGAATGGATACCTTGCTTGA
- a CDS encoding PorV/PorQ family protein: MHRFFALLAVIAALEGAAQRPGCVFLLIWPGARATSMAGAFSALADDATACYYNQAGLAFMDRQNITLQHAPWLSGLHEGMYYEYAGYIRPIKNGTGGFNLIYLTTGPTDVYDKDGNYLGTYTTFDIAGALSYGLKLKPNLGLGFGWKFIYSYLVAPWVFGRMPELGIKSGGIGITYAFDTGLLYKPFEFGALGLTLQNFGPNISYSQSGASDPLPYTLRVGIKAQPINSRLIKANVTFEITKVLVGMFANPRNTFMENLKYEIQEAWKGMGLEINYFDFVQLRGGYFYDFEGKRIGFTFGGGIKAGGFALDVGVDEAMYDFPTTNRKFSLSYQF, encoded by the coding sequence ATGCATAGGTTTTTTGCTTTGCTTGCGGTTATCGCGGCGCTTGAAGGAGCAGCCCAACGACCGGGTTGTGTCTTTCTTTTAATCTGGCCTGGTGCCCGGGCAACTTCAATGGCTGGGGCATTTAGTGCCCTTGCTGATGATGCTACTGCCTGTTATTACAATCAGGCTGGGCTAGCATTCATGGATCGTCAGAATATAACCCTCCAACATGCACCGTGGCTTTCAGGCTTGCACGAGGGTATGTACTATGAATATGCTGGCTATATCAGGCCGATAAAGAATGGTACTGGAGGATTTAATTTAATTTACCTTACTACCGGGCCTACTGATGTTTATGATAAAGATGGAAATTATTTAGGGACATACACAACTTTTGATATTGCTGGTGCATTGAGTTATGGACTTAAATTGAAACCCAACCTGGGATTAGGATTTGGTTGGAAGTTTATTTATTCGTATCTTGTTGCTCCATGGGTCTTTGGCAGGATGCCCGAGTTAGGAATAAAGAGCGGCGGAATCGGTATCACCTATGCCTTCGATACCGGGTTGTTATATAAACCTTTTGAATTTGGTGCATTGGGTTTAACATTACAAAATTTTGGTCCGAATATCAGTTATTCCCAGAGCGGTGCCTCTGACCCTTTGCCTTATACACTACGCGTGGGTATTAAAGCACAGCCGATAAATTCAAGATTGATAAAAGCCAATGTAACATTTGAGATAACCAAGGTGCTGGTGGGGATGTTTGCTAATCCCCGGAATACCTTTATGGAAAATCTTAAGTATGAAATACAGGAAGCCTGGAAGGGTATGGGATTGGAGATAAACTATTTTGATTTCGTCCAGTTGCGCGGCGGTTATTTTTATGATTTTGAAGGAAAACGCATCGGGTTTACCTTTGGTGGTGGGATTAAAGCCGGGGGGTTTGCCCTGGATGTGGGAGTGGATGAAGCGATGTATGATTTCCCCACAACAAATCGAAAATTTTCTTTGAGTTACCAATTTTAG